The Pseudofrankia inefficax genome window below encodes:
- a CDS encoding acyl-CoA dehydrogenase family protein: protein MDVRLTTEQRELRDAAARLADDLGPGSVLDLADDDRAARLEKAIAATGWRTLRSDGASGVEVALVVEEFARGLVDVPFSGPVLADDLHSRLTTDGEVADAAALDAAVSSLTTVVVDGLAPDAKGMHGLLGLDGTAVLAGTLGATELGVDLTRLVGGPATALAAVGTVDGEAAAKARALALVVTAADMLGAARGAQALAVEYSKVRSQYGHAIGSYQAVAHLLAEALALVEGSVSVLRHAAWAVDELSAAEAVQAALIAKVYVERAARTICETSIQVHGGIGNTWECLAHVYLRRVLTSAELFPAKLEEIDLGLS, encoded by the coding sequence ATGGACGTTCGTCTGACGACTGAGCAGCGCGAGCTGCGGGACGCGGCCGCCCGGCTCGCGGACGACCTCGGGCCGGGCTCCGTGCTCGACCTCGCCGACGACGACCGCGCCGCCCGCCTGGAGAAGGCGATCGCCGCGACCGGCTGGCGGACGCTGCGGTCCGACGGCGCCTCCGGCGTCGAGGTCGCACTGGTCGTCGAGGAGTTCGCTCGCGGGCTCGTCGACGTGCCGTTCTCGGGCCCGGTGCTGGCCGACGACCTGCACAGCCGGCTGACCACGGACGGCGAGGTGGCCGACGCCGCCGCACTCGACGCCGCCGTGTCCAGCCTGACGACCGTCGTCGTCGACGGGCTCGCGCCCGACGCCAAGGGCATGCACGGCCTGCTCGGCCTCGACGGCACGGCGGTGCTGGCCGGCACGCTCGGCGCGACCGAGCTCGGTGTCGACCTGACCAGGCTGGTCGGCGGCCCCGCCACCGCGCTGGCGGCGGTCGGCACGGTCGACGGCGAGGCGGCGGCGAAGGCCCGCGCGCTCGCCCTGGTCGTCACGGCCGCCGACATGCTGGGGGCGGCCCGCGGCGCGCAGGCGCTCGCCGTCGAGTACAGCAAGGTGCGGTCCCAGTACGGCCACGCGATCGGCTCCTACCAGGCCGTGGCGCACCTGCTCGCCGAGGCGCTGGCGCTGGTCGAGGGCTCGGTCAGCGTGCTGCGGCACGCGGCCTGGGCCGTCGACGAGCTGTCGGCCGCCGAGGCGGTCCAGGCGGCGCTGATCGCCAAGGTCTACGTCGAGCGGGCCGCCCGGACCATCTGCGAGACCTCGATCCAGGTGCACGGTGGCATCGGCAACACCTGGGAGTGCCTCGCTCACGTCTACCTGCGGCGGGTGCTGACGTCCGCCGAGCTGTTCCCCGCGAAGCTGGAGGAGATCGACCTTGGACTTTCGTGA
- a CDS encoding CaiB/BaiF CoA transferase family protein translates to MSSSAGSQGPLAGIRILEAGHILAGPYASMMLSDLGAEVTKVEPPTGDMSRQVSDAYFASLNRGKRSVCLDLTGPAGQEKLHELVTDAHALIVNQKPSAIRKLGLTYEALKQYNEKIVCVAVTGYGLYGSDDPAFDYVIQAATGVAAMTGEPDGPPTLPGYSAADNSAGLTAALGLLAQIIAGRGGQIDVSLRDVMLSQLNYKASAYLNEGAPPVRHPFGAHPFYVPAQLFPTADGFLAMFLTHDRYWRTFVTEAAVPEAEIAAFPTMADRSANRDKVVEAVTRALAADTARGWEARLRPLGIPVAAVRTLPEALAEAPDRVIETAGYRLVANPIRIDGHTTSYGPPPTLGEHGTA, encoded by the coding sequence ATGAGCAGTTCTGCCGGCAGCCAAGGGCCGCTCGCCGGGATCAGGATCCTCGAGGCCGGCCATATTCTGGCCGGTCCGTATGCCTCGATGATGTTGTCGGATCTCGGCGCGGAGGTCACCAAGGTCGAGCCGCCGACCGGTGACATGTCCCGGCAGGTCAGCGACGCCTACTTCGCCAGCCTCAACCGTGGCAAGCGCAGCGTCTGTCTCGACCTGACCGGGCCGGCGGGGCAGGAGAAGCTGCACGAGCTGGTAACGGACGCGCACGCGCTGATCGTCAACCAGAAGCCGTCGGCGATCCGCAAGCTCGGGCTCACCTACGAGGCGCTGAAGCAGTACAACGAGAAGATCGTCTGTGTCGCCGTCACGGGCTACGGCCTCTACGGCAGCGACGACCCGGCGTTCGACTACGTGATCCAGGCGGCCACCGGCGTCGCGGCGATGACCGGCGAGCCGGACGGCCCGCCGACCCTGCCGGGCTACTCGGCGGCGGACAACTCCGCCGGCCTCACGGCCGCGCTCGGCCTGCTCGCCCAGATCATCGCCGGCCGGGGTGGCCAGATCGACGTGTCCCTGCGCGACGTGATGCTCTCGCAGCTGAACTACAAGGCGTCCGCCTACCTGAACGAGGGCGCGCCACCCGTCCGCCACCCGTTCGGCGCGCACCCGTTCTACGTGCCGGCCCAGCTGTTCCCTACCGCCGACGGCTTTCTCGCGATGTTCCTGACCCACGACCGCTACTGGCGGACGTTCGTCACCGAGGCCGCCGTCCCCGAGGCGGAGATCGCCGCCTTCCCGACCATGGCCGACCGGTCGGCGAACCGGGACAAGGTCGTGGAAGCCGTCACCAGAGCGCTGGCGGCCGACACGGCGCGCGGCTGGGAGGCCCGGCTGCGCCCCCTGGGCATCCCGGTCGCCGCGGTCCGCACCCTGCCCGAGGCGCTCGCCGAGGCCCCGGACCGCGTCATCGAGACCGCCGGCTACCGCCTGGTCGCCAACCCCATCCGCATCGACGGCCACACGACGTCCTACGGCCCGCCCCCCACCCTCGGCGAACACGGCACCGCCTGA
- a CDS encoding ferredoxin--NADP reductase, with amino-acid sequence MPRPPLFQRATVSRVIEETADARTFALVPLDGPWEYRAGQFCTFKVTIGGEELLRSYSMSSAPETDGELAVTVKRVPTGAVSNWLIDNLAKGDEVELTKPHGVFCLRETDVPLIGFCGGSGITPVISLAKSALATTNRQVRLLCADRDQSAAIFWQALTELAEQYPGRLTVTRHLDADAGFLDPAAIREFLGDDVGADIYICGPTPFMDLVEAAVPGPGKLFIERFGGTAPLPPQEEEPAAGAGSEASKVLEGSVTIILGRKKATVPRRPNETLLESARRAGLTPPFSCESGTCATCMAHVEEGEVTMRVNDALTEDEVADGYVLTCQGLPQSEKVIVKYE; translated from the coding sequence ATGCCGAGACCTCCGCTCTTCCAGCGTGCGACCGTGAGCCGGGTGATCGAGGAGACCGCGGACGCCCGCACGTTCGCCCTCGTACCGCTCGACGGTCCATGGGAATACCGCGCCGGTCAGTTCTGCACGTTCAAGGTCACCATCGGCGGTGAGGAGCTGCTGCGCAGCTACTCGATGTCCAGCGCGCCGGAGACCGACGGCGAGCTGGCGGTGACCGTCAAGCGGGTGCCCACCGGCGCGGTGTCGAACTGGCTGATCGACAATCTGGCCAAGGGCGACGAGGTCGAGCTGACCAAGCCGCACGGCGTCTTCTGCCTGCGCGAGACCGACGTCCCGCTCATCGGCTTCTGCGGCGGCAGCGGGATCACCCCGGTCATCTCGCTGGCCAAGAGCGCGCTCGCGACGACGAACCGCCAGGTCCGGCTGCTGTGCGCCGACCGCGACCAGTCGGCGGCCATCTTCTGGCAGGCGCTGACCGAGCTGGCCGAGCAGTACCCCGGCCGGCTCACCGTGACCCGGCATCTGGACGCCGACGCGGGTTTCCTGGACCCGGCCGCGATCCGGGAGTTCCTCGGTGACGACGTCGGCGCGGACATCTACATCTGCGGGCCGACGCCGTTCATGGATCTCGTCGAGGCCGCCGTGCCCGGGCCGGGGAAGCTGTTCATCGAGCGGTTCGGCGGCACCGCGCCGCTGCCGCCCCAGGAGGAGGAGCCCGCGGCCGGCGCCGGCTCCGAGGCCAGCAAGGTCCTCGAAGGCAGCGTGACGATCATCCTCGGCCGCAAGAAGGCCACCGTGCCGCGCCGGCCCAACGAGACCCTGCTCGAAAGCGCGCGCCGCGCCGGCCTCACCCCGCCGTTCTCCTGCGAGTCGGGCACCTGCGCGACCTGCATGGCGCACGTCGAGGAGGGCGAGGTCACCATGCGGGTCAACGACGCGCTCACCGAGGACGAGGTCGCCGACGGCTACGTCCTGACCTGCCAGGGCCTCCCCCAGTCCGAGAAGGTCATCGTCAAGTACGAATAG
- a CDS encoding class I adenylate-forming enzyme family protein, giving the protein MAILVFEEQEYSLARLDALTGALAVRLADRGVRPGDRVALMSSTRPEFIIAVRAIWRLGAAVVLLSPSWKRADVAHALAVSEPAHAIGDHPVLADLMPMVHLDEPLEGVDAGVSPVTPVPAPDPAADAVFVFSSGTTGLPKAVRHTHASFAAAVDDWRAVLGMTSADRIQVATPPSHILGILNIVTALETGAWMRLHRRFDLDTVLACIQDDRITIEMAVAPIALAIAAHPKLESFDLSSLRYIMWGATPVTASVAQTVTRRAGVAWLPAYGASELPVIACNPLDGARLDSVGLAAPGVELRVVDLETGVPVPPGETGEIQARSPSLMIGYLPTEANADAFQDGWYRTGDVGTIDADGWVRLTDRRKEMIKVRGFQVAPAEVETVLHGHPAVADCAVFGVPDPADGESIVAAVTVAGGADPAGLAEELVTLVGDRLASYKRPRRIVFVPEIPRLPSGKVLRRLLRDQVLDVAVDPPAPG; this is encoded by the coding sequence ATGGCGATCCTCGTCTTCGAGGAGCAGGAGTACAGCCTGGCCAGGCTGGATGCCCTGACCGGCGCCTTGGCTGTCAGGCTCGCGGACCGCGGTGTCCGCCCCGGTGACCGCGTCGCGCTGATGTCGTCGACCCGGCCCGAGTTCATCATCGCGGTTAGGGCCATCTGGCGCCTAGGGGCCGCCGTCGTCCTGCTCAGCCCCTCCTGGAAGCGCGCTGACGTCGCGCACGCCCTGGCGGTAAGCGAGCCGGCGCATGCCATCGGTGACCATCCAGTTCTCGCCGACCTGATGCCGATGGTGCACCTGGACGAGCCCCTGGAGGGTGTCGACGCCGGTGTTTCCCCGGTCACGCCGGTTCCCGCGCCCGACCCGGCCGCCGACGCGGTGTTCGTGTTCAGCTCCGGCACCACCGGCCTGCCCAAGGCCGTCCGGCACACGCACGCCTCGTTCGCCGCCGCCGTCGACGACTGGCGCGCCGTGCTCGGCATGACGTCGGCCGACCGGATCCAGGTCGCCACCCCGCCGTCCCACATCCTAGGGATCCTCAACATCGTCACCGCGCTGGAGACGGGCGCGTGGATGCGGCTGCACCGCCGGTTCGACCTGGACACGGTGCTCGCCTGCATCCAGGACGACCGGATCACCATCGAGATGGCCGTCGCGCCGATCGCGCTCGCGATCGCGGCGCACCCGAAGCTGGAGTCGTTCGACCTGTCGTCGCTGCGCTACATCATGTGGGGCGCGACGCCCGTGACGGCCAGCGTCGCGCAGACCGTGACCCGCCGCGCCGGGGTGGCGTGGCTTCCCGCCTACGGGGCGAGCGAGCTGCCGGTCATCGCCTGCAACCCGCTGGACGGCGCCAGGCTCGACAGCGTCGGCCTGGCCGCGCCCGGGGTCGAGCTGCGGGTCGTGGACCTGGAGACCGGCGTTCCCGTCCCGCCGGGGGAGACCGGGGAGATTCAGGCCCGCTCGCCGTCGCTGATGATCGGCTACCTGCCGACGGAGGCCAACGCGGACGCGTTCCAGGACGGCTGGTACCGCACCGGTGACGTCGGGACCATCGATGCCGACGGCTGGGTGCGGCTCACCGACCGGCGCAAGGAGATGATCAAGGTGCGCGGCTTCCAGGTCGCGCCCGCCGAGGTCGAGACGGTGCTGCACGGTCATCCGGCGGTCGCCGACTGCGCGGTGTTCGGGGTCCCTGACCCCGCGGACGGGGAGTCGATCGTCGCCGCGGTCACCGTCGCGGGCGGCGCCGACCCGGCCGGCCTGGCCGAGGAACTCGTCACGCTGGTCGGTGACCGGCTCGCGTCCTACAAGCGGCCGAGGCGGATCGTGTTCGTCCCCGAGATCCCGCGGCTGCCCTCCGGGAAGGTGCTGCGCCGCCTCCTGCGCGACCAGGTACTGGACGTCGCGGTCGACCCGCCGGCCCCCGGGTGA